The genomic segment CATCGTCGAGGCGGTCGCCACCGCGGCCGGTGGGCTGGGCGTCTCACCGCTGGAGGTGGCGCTGGCCTGGGTCCGGGACCGGCCCGGGGTGGTCGCGCCGATCCTGGGCGCCCGCAGCGCCGGGCAACTGCAGGGCGCCCTGCAGGTGGAGCGGATGACCCTGCCGGACGAGATCGCCCGGGCCCTCGACGACGTCTCGGCGATCCCGTTCGGCTATCCGGAGCGGGACGGCTGACCGGCCCGTCCGGGCGGTCGCGCGGCGAGTCGGTCCGACCCGGGACTGGTGCCACGCCCGGTGGGCTGGGCAGGATGTAAAACATGGACTACGAATACGCGCCGCTGCGGTTACCGCCGAATGTCGACCGGGTGGCCGCCGCGGCGCAACTGGCGATCCAGGCCGAGTTCTCCGGCTGGGAACTGGCCCGGGTCCGACTGTTCCGCGACGGCACCCGGCAGGTGGTGCTCCGCCGTCGGATCGCCAACCGGTCGCAGCCGGGCCTGTCGTACTGAACCGCCGGCCGGCCCCGGACCGGGACCGGCCGTCGCGGGAGGGGCGCTAGCCGACCCGCCCCGCCTCGTCGTCGTCGACCAACTCGTCGTCGGCCGCGTACGGGTGCTCGTCGAGCCGACCGACCAGCCGATCGCCGTCGGCCGGCTGGAACGGCCCGACGCCGTCGGTGTCGTCGTACGCGTCCACCGCCAGCGGTTCGGTCACCTCGCTGACCATCACCACCCCGTCCAGCGGCTCCAGTTCGGGGATGTCCAGGGCACCGAGCGAGCCGTCGCCGGCCTGCAGCAGCTCCAGTACCGCCTCGCCCACCCCCTCGACCGGGGCGGACTCCTCGTCCTCGGCCAGCCCGGTGCGCCGGGCCGCCTCCGCCACCCGCACCAGCGCCGCCACGCTCGGCACCTGGTAGTCGCGCCGCTGGCGGACCGAGAGCACCCGCGGGTACGGATCACCGGACTCGTCGCCGTCCACGCCGCCCAGCCCCACCCCGAACCGCTGATCGGCCTCGTTCGGGTCGATGGACTCCACGTCCCACGGCGTCACCTCGCCGAAGGTGTCCAGCAGCCGCTCGTCGTAGGAGTAGCTCGCGTTGTTGAGGGCGACGTAGGACTGCCACACCTCGTCGTCGTCGATCCGGCCGTCGGCGGCCTTGACCGCGGCGAGGTGGGCGCGAGCGGCCGCGAAGACCGCTTCGAGGGCGGCGTCCAGCTCGGCGTGCTGGTCGGTCATGGTGGGGCAGTCCCTTCGATTTCGAGGAGCGGGCGCCGGTCGGCGGGACCGCTAGCAGTTCCGCAGGAACCGGTCGAGCACCCGCACGCCGAACTTTAGCCCGTCGACCGGGACCCGCTCGTCGATGCCGTGGAACAGCGCGGAGAAGTTCAGGTCGGCCGGTAGCCGCAGCGGCGCGAACCCGAAGCAGCGGATCCCGAGCTTCTGGAACGCCTTGGCGTCGGTGCCGCCGGAGAGCATGTACGGCACCGGCCGGGCACCGGGGTCCTCGGCCCGCAGGGCCGCCCCCATCGCGTCGACCAGGGCGCCGTCGAAGCTGGTCTCGACGGCCGGCTGGCGCTGGGCGTACTCGATCTCGATGTCCGGACCGACCACCTCCCGCAGCTGCCGCAACAGCAGCTCGGACTGGCCCGGCAGGCTGCGGCAGTCGATGGTGGCGCTGGCCCGACCCGGAATGACGTTGTCCTTGTAGCCGGCGGCGAGCCGGGTGGGGTTCGCGGTGTTGCGCACCGTGGCGCCGACGATGTTCGCGATCGGGCCGAGCTTGCCGATCGCCGCCTCCGGGTGGTCCGGGTCGAACTCGATCCCCAACAGGTCGCAGACCTGCTCCAGGAAGGTCCGCACGGTCGGCGTGATCACCAGTGGGAACCGGTGCCGGCCCACCCGGGCGACCGCCTCGGCCAACGCCGTCACCGCGTTGTCGTCGTGCACCATCGACCCGTGCCCCGGCCGGCCCCGGGCGTGCAGCCGCAGCCAGTCAATCCCCTTCTCCGCCGTCTCGATCAGGTAGAGCCGCAGGTCCTCGGTGACCGAGTAGGAGAAGCCGCCAACCTCGCCGATCGCCTCGGTGCAGCCGTCGAGCAGGTCCCGGTGGTGGTCGGCGAGGAAGTGTGCGCCGTATTCACCGCCGGCCTCCTCGTCGGCGGTGAACGCCAGCACCAGGTCGCGCGGCGGTCGCACCCCGGTGGTCTGCCACTCGCGGACGACCGCGAGCACCATCGCGTCGAAGTCCTTCATGTCGATCGCACCCCGGCCCCACAGGTAGCCGTCCCGCAACTCGCCGGAGAACGGGTGCACCGACCACTCGCTGGCGTCGGCCGGCACCACGTCCAGGTGACCGTGGACCAGCAGGGCGCCCCGGCCGGGGTCGGTGCCCGGGATCCGCGCCACCAGGCTGGTCCGCCCCGGCGCCGACTCGCGCAGTTCGGCGGCGACGCCGACCTCGGCGAGCTTGCCGGCGACGTACTCCGCCGCGACCCGCTCGCCGGCGCTGCTGGCGGTGTCCCCGGTGTTCGTGGTGTCGATCCGCAGCAGGTCGCGGCAGATCCCGACGACCTCGTCGGTGGCGGGGGCCGGAACCGGGGGACTGGTCATGCGGTTCTTCATACCAGCGGTGCCGGTTTCGGCGGCGGCCGGGCCGGGTACCGATCGCACGCGTCGGCAGCGGTCGGCGCCGCCGAGACCGAGGAGGGTGACCGTGCCCGTACCCCTGCCGCCCCTGCCACCGGCCCCCGGCGACGACGAGGAGTACCGCCCCGGCGGGCGCAGCGTGGTCGACCTGCTGGCCGAGGAGCACGCCCGAATCGGCGGGCTGCTGCGGGAGCTGGCCGACCCACGGCTGCCGGCGCAGCGGCGCAGCCAGGTGGCGCAGGTGCTGACCGCCACGGTGTCGCGGCACCTCTCCGCCGAGGAGCAGTACCTCTACCCCGCCATGCGGGCCAGCCTGCCCGACGGCGGGCCGCTCGCCGACCGGGAGATCGCCGCCGACACCGAGGTGCTGCGGATGCTGCGGGACCTGGCCGGCACGGCACCCGAGGACCCGCGGTTCGGCGGGCTCGCCGACGACCTGGGCGGCAAGCTGCGCCGGCACGCCGACGCGGCCGACCGGGAGATCTTCCCGGTGCTGCGCGAGGTCGCCACCGACGCGGAGCTGATCCGGCTCGGCAACCGGGTGGAGATCGCCGAGGAGGCCGCCCCGACCCGGCCGCATCCCGGACATCCGGTCAGTCCACCCTGGAACCGGGTGGTCGAGCCGGCGCTGGGCGTGGTCGACAAGGTCCGGGACGCGGTGACCGGCCGCCGCACGTACGTCGAGGACCTCGGCAACCGCCCGCAGCCGCGATAATTCCGGACCTTCGCCCATAACATCCCCAGTCCGCCCGAGGCGGCGGCGGACCGGCCGTACCGGCGGGCCGTGGAACCGTTCCCGGCGGCGAGGTGTCCGTTCGGTTGCTATTCATGTTTCCTTTGGGGGATCTTTCACTGGCCGAAGGTCTTCCCGTGGATCCCTTTCTGGTCCTACCGTCACGCTATGAACCTGGAGCTGCGGCACCTGAAGGTGGTGTGCGCCATCGCGGAGACCGGCAGCGTGACCAAGGCCGCGTCCGCGCTCGGGCTCGCCCAGCCGGCCCTCACCGCGCAGCTCCAACGCATCGAGCGCACCCTCGGCGGGCCGCTGTTCGAACGCGACCGGCGGGGCGCGCGGCCCACCGCGCTGGGCGAGCTGGTGCTGGCCCGCGCCCGGGTGCTGCTGCCGGCGATGAAAGGGCTACAGGACGAGGCCGCCCGACTGGCCGGGGCCGGCACCGCGATGAGCCAGTACCGCTTCGGCGGCGTGAACAGCCCGATCCTCGGCCGGCTGGTGCACCGGATCGCGGCCGACCAACCGCACGCCCAGATCAGCACCTACGCCTCCTGGTCGGTCGACGAACTGTCCCAGATGGTCATCAGCGGCCGGCTGGACTACGTGCTCTCCGGCGTCTGCGGCGACGCCACCCCGTCGGCCGAATTCGGGCTGACCTGGCGGGCGGTGGCCGTGGACGCGGTCTTCGTGATGCTGCCCGAGGGGCACCCGCTCGCCGCCGACGACGAGGTGCACCTGGCCGACCTCGGCACCGAACGGTGGGTCGCCGCGCCCGGCGACGGCTGTTTCGGCGACTGCTTCGCGGCCGCCTGCGCACGGGCCGGCTTCACCCCGCGCAAGGTGTACGAGACCGACGTGCGCGGCTGCCTCGACCTGGTCGACGCCGGCGAGGCGGTGGCGCTGTGCCAGGCCACCTTCCGGCCGGTGGCGGGCCTGGTGACCCGGCCGCTGGCCGGCGCCCCGTTGCGCTGGCGGCTGCTGCTCGGCTGGCACCCGGACGCGCCGGCGGCCCGGATCGCCGGACGGGTGGTGGACCACGCGGTCTCCGCGTACAACGATTCGCTGGCCCGCAATCCCGGTTATCTGGCCTGGCTCACCCGCAACCCCAACTTCGGTGCCCAGCAGATGATGGCCGCCTGAACGCCGCTGGTCACGGGCCGGTCGGACCCCTGGCGGTATGAGCAAACTGGTATCTAGCTGCGTCGATTATCGACCGTTAGGTTAACCGTGCCCTGTCCGATCCAGGGCCGGCAACGCGCACCCGGCGGTCGACGCCGGCTGCCGGTCCTGACCCCCGGTCGGCAGGGCACCGGCCGCTGCCGCCCGCCCGGTCCCCGAGCCCGGGCGGGCGTCCGGTGGCATCCGGAGCGACCCCCACTCCGACCGCGGCGCCCACCCCCGGCTCCGCGCCATGCTCTGCTCCCCGAAGGAGACAACCGATGAAGCGAAGACTTGCCGCGGTGGCAGCGGTGATCCTGCTGCCCGCGGGTGCGGTCGCGGCCGTGGCGCTACCGGCACTGGCCGCCCCGGACACCGGCTTCACCGCCACCGGCGTCGGCGCGGACGCCGCGTCCCCGCAGATGCTCGCCGCGATGCAGCGCGACCTGGGGCTCAGCGCCGACCAGGCGAAGTCCCGGATCGCCCGGGACGACAAGGCCAGCCGCACCGACGTGGAGCTGCGCAAGGCCCTCGGGTCGGCGTACGCGGGCTCGTGGCTGACCGCCGACGCCACCAGCCTCACGGTCGCCGTCACCACCGACGCCGCGGCGCAGCGGGCCCGCGCCGCCGGCGCCCAGGTCCGCCTGGTCGACCGCGGAGCCGCACAGCTCGACGGCGTCAAGGCGTCGCTGGACCGCAGCGCCGCGAAGGCTCCGGCCGCCTCGATCCCCGGCTGGTACGTCGACGTGGCCACCAACACCGTGGTCGTCCTCGCCAAGGGCGGTACCGCGGCCGCGACCGCGTTCGTCAAGGCCAGCGGCGTCGACGCCAAGGCCGTCCGGGTGGTGGCCAGCACCGAGACACCGACCACCTACTACGACGTACGCGGCGGCGACGCCTACTACATGGGCGGCCGGTGCTCGATCGGCTTCTCGGTGACCGGTGGCTTCGTGACGGCGGGGCACTGCGGCACCACCGGCACCGCGACCCAGGGCTACAACAACGTCTCGCAGGGCACCTTCCGGGGTTCGTCCTTCCCCGGCAACGACTACGCCTGGGTGCAGACCAACTCCAACTGGACCCCGCAGCCGTGGGTGAACAACTACTCCGGCGGCAACGTGACGGTGGCCGGTTCCACCGAGGCCGCGATCGGCGCCTCCATCTGCCGGTCCGGCTCGACCACCGGCTGGCGCTGCGGCACGGTGCAGGCGAAGAACTCGACGGTCAACTACCCGCAGGGCACGGTCTCCGGTCTGACCAGGACCAACGCCTGCGCCGAGCCGGGCGACTCGGGCGGCTCGTGGCTCTCCGGCCAGCAGGCCCAGGGCGTCACCTCCGGCGGCTCGGGCAACTGCAGCTCCGGCGGGACCACCTACTTCCAGCCGGTCAACGAGATCCTGTCGGTGTACGGGCTGACCCTGCGGACCTCCGGCGGCGGCGGTCCGACCACCCCGCCGCCCACCACCCCGCCGCCGGGCGGCAGCTGCTCCGGCACCGCCTACAGCGGATCGCTGTCCAGCGGCGCGAGCCAGTACCAGCCGGGTGGCAGCTACTACTACTCCTCGGCCTCCGGTGTGCACCGCGGCTGCCTGGACGGCCCGAACGGTGTCGACTTCGACCTCTACCTGCAGAAGTACAGCGGCAGCAGCTGGGTCACCGTGGCCCAGGGCATCACCTCCGGCCCGGACGAGACGGTCAGCTACTCCGGCACCGCCGGGTACTACCGCTACCGGGTGCACGCCTACAGCGGCTCGGGCAGCTACAGCCTGACCATCAGCCGACCGTGAACGCCGGTCCGGCCGGGGCGGCGATCCGCCCCGGCCGGACCGTTCCAGCTGGCCCGGTCCGGCCGGATCCGGGCCGGGCGACCGGGTGCGAACCGGCGCGGACCGGGTACCGACAACCACATGACCGACCTGATTCCACCCGCCGACGACGCACCCGCCGATGACGCGCGGGCGGACGGCGCGCAGGCCGACGGCGCAGGCGGACTGGACGCCGCCCGCCGGATCGCCGCCGCGCACACCTCGGCCTCCCGGGATCTGGAGGCGTTCCTGCGCCGGGTGCCGGCGACCCCGACCGCCGCCGACGTCGCCGAGTACGCTGCCCTGCTCTCCCGTGAGGACGCGGTCCGCGCCGACCGCGCCGCGGCGGCCGACGCCGCCGGCCTGGCGACGCCCAGCCTCGGCACCGAACGCTGACCGATCGACCGCGCGGCCGCCGACCGGGCGCACCGGCCCGCACACTGGACCACCTGGCCGACCGCCACCGCCACGCGCCGGCCGGCTAGCTCTCGTTCAGCGGGTCGTGGCCCAGGTCGAGCAGCGCGTGCCGCCACTGGTCGTCCTCCGCCGCGCCCGATGGCCGGGTCCGGAGCAGGCGGTCGATCCGGTCCACCGCCTGGCGCATCACCTCGATGTCGGCCCGGGTCAGGTCGACCTTGCGCTTGCGCAGCACGGCCAGGATCTGCCGGCCGGGCTCGGGCAGGTCGAGGTCGGGATCCTCGGTGAAGGCCCGCTCCCCCGAACCCTGGGTCAGCAGCCAGGTGCGCAACTGCTCCGAGCTCATGGTGACCCGACTGTGGAAGTCCTGCCAGAGCAGCTCGACGTCCGGCTCGACCCGCTGGTCGCGGACCATCACGCCCGCCCGCGCGGTGGACCCGACCGGTCCCGTCGGCCGGCGCCGTCGCGGCGGGCGCCCCCGGCGTGGCCGGCGCCGGTGC from the Solwaraspora sp. WMMD1047 genome contains:
- a CDS encoding S1 family peptidase, with the translated sequence MKRRLAAVAAVILLPAGAVAAVALPALAAPDTGFTATGVGADAASPQMLAAMQRDLGLSADQAKSRIARDDKASRTDVELRKALGSAYAGSWLTADATSLTVAVTTDAAAQRARAAGAQVRLVDRGAAQLDGVKASLDRSAAKAPAASIPGWYVDVATNTVVVLAKGGTAAATAFVKASGVDAKAVRVVASTETPTTYYDVRGGDAYYMGGRCSIGFSVTGGFVTAGHCGTTGTATQGYNNVSQGTFRGSSFPGNDYAWVQTNSNWTPQPWVNNYSGGNVTVAGSTEAAIGASICRSGSTTGWRCGTVQAKNSTVNYPQGTVSGLTRTNACAEPGDSGGSWLSGQQAQGVTSGGSGNCSSGGTTYFQPVNEILSVYGLTLRTSGGGGPTTPPPTTPPPGGSCSGTAYSGSLSSGASQYQPGGSYYYSSASGVHRGCLDGPNGVDFDLYLQKYSGSSWVTVAQGITSGPDETVSYSGTAGYYRYRVHAYSGSGSYSLTISRP
- a CDS encoding LysR family transcriptional regulator is translated as MNLELRHLKVVCAIAETGSVTKAASALGLAQPALTAQLQRIERTLGGPLFERDRRGARPTALGELVLARARVLLPAMKGLQDEAARLAGAGTAMSQYRFGGVNSPILGRLVHRIAADQPHAQISTYASWSVDELSQMVISGRLDYVLSGVCGDATPSAEFGLTWRAVAVDAVFVMLPEGHPLAADDEVHLADLGTERWVAAPGDGCFGDCFAAACARAGFTPRKVYETDVRGCLDLVDAGEAVALCQATFRPVAGLVTRPLAGAPLRWRLLLGWHPDAPAARIAGRVVDHAVSAYNDSLARNPGYLAWLTRNPNFGAQQMMAA
- a CDS encoding DUF5703 family protein; translated protein: MDYEYAPLRLPPNVDRVAAAAQLAIQAEFSGWELARVRLFRDGTRQVVLRRRIANRSQPGLSY
- a CDS encoding hemerythrin domain-containing protein, with protein sequence MPVPLPPLPPAPGDDEEYRPGGRSVVDLLAEEHARIGGLLRELADPRLPAQRRSQVAQVLTATVSRHLSAEEQYLYPAMRASLPDGGPLADREIAADTEVLRMLRDLAGTAPEDPRFGGLADDLGGKLRRHADAADREIFPVLREVATDAELIRLGNRVEIAEEAAPTRPHPGHPVSPPWNRVVEPALGVVDKVRDAVTGRRTYVEDLGNRPQPR
- a CDS encoding DUF3140 domain-containing protein: MVRDQRVEPDVELLWQDFHSRVTMSSEQLRTWLLTQGSGERAFTEDPDLDLPEPGRQILAVLRKRKVDLTRADIEVMRQAVDRIDRLLRTRPSGAAEDDQWRHALLDLGHDPLNES
- a CDS encoding M20/M25/M40 family metallo-hydrolase, with translation MTSPPVPAPATDEVVGICRDLLRIDTTNTGDTASSAGERVAAEYVAGKLAEVGVAAELRESAPGRTSLVARIPGTDPGRGALLVHGHLDVVPADASEWSVHPFSGELRDGYLWGRGAIDMKDFDAMVLAVVREWQTTGVRPPRDLVLAFTADEEAGGEYGAHFLADHHRDLLDGCTEAIGEVGGFSYSVTEDLRLYLIETAEKGIDWLRLHARGRPGHGSMVHDDNAVTALAEAVARVGRHRFPLVITPTVRTFLEQVCDLLGIEFDPDHPEAAIGKLGPIANIVGATVRNTANPTRLAAGYKDNVIPGRASATIDCRSLPGQSELLLRQLREVVGPDIEIEYAQRQPAVETSFDGALVDAMGAALRAEDPGARPVPYMLSGGTDAKAFQKLGIRCFGFAPLRLPADLNFSALFHGIDERVPVDGLKFGVRVLDRFLRNC